One segment of Alistipes finegoldii DSM 17242 DNA contains the following:
- the murG gene encoding undecaprenyldiphospho-muramoylpentapeptide beta-N-acetylglucosaminyltransferase, translated as MTRKIILSGGGTGGHIYPAVAVAEALKRRFGDGVEILFVGAEGKMEMEKVPALGYRIVGLPIAGLQRRMDWHNLAVPFKVLKSVSMAKKTIREFGADAVVGFGGYASAPVLWAAQRLGVPTVIQEQNSYAGLTNKILAKRAKRICVAYEGMERFFPAGRITMTGNPLRGRFSKEGADRGEALEYYGFTPDLPVVLVVGGSLGTRSLNEMMKAWILALEGADAPVQVIWQTGKYYEREMQAFLAAHPVANIWQGAFIDRMDYAYAAADLVLSRSGAGTVSELCLVAKPVLFVPSPNVAEDHQTKNAKALEAKGAAVVVPDAEARTAAMRRAMELLSDKEALRTMSENLEKLARPDAAERIVDEIEKVMK; from the coding sequence GTTGCGGAAGCGTTGAAACGGCGGTTCGGCGACGGGGTCGAGATTCTCTTCGTGGGCGCCGAGGGCAAGATGGAGATGGAGAAGGTGCCCGCGCTGGGCTACCGCATCGTGGGACTGCCCATAGCGGGTCTGCAGCGGCGCATGGACTGGCACAACCTCGCGGTGCCGTTCAAGGTGCTGAAGAGCGTCTCGATGGCCAAGAAGACCATTCGTGAATTCGGGGCCGATGCGGTCGTGGGATTCGGCGGCTATGCCAGCGCTCCGGTGCTGTGGGCCGCGCAGCGGCTGGGCGTGCCGACGGTGATTCAGGAGCAGAACTCCTATGCCGGGCTGACCAACAAGATTCTGGCCAAGCGTGCGAAGCGCATCTGCGTCGCCTATGAGGGGATGGAGCGTTTCTTTCCGGCCGGCAGGATCACGATGACGGGCAATCCCCTGCGGGGCCGTTTCTCGAAAGAGGGGGCCGACCGGGGCGAAGCGTTGGAATATTACGGCTTTACGCCCGATCTTCCGGTGGTGCTGGTCGTGGGCGGATCGCTCGGAACGCGGTCGCTGAACGAGATGATGAAGGCGTGGATACTCGCGCTCGAAGGCGCGGACGCTCCCGTGCAGGTGATCTGGCAGACGGGCAAATATTATGAGCGCGAGATGCAGGCGTTCTTGGCGGCGCATCCGGTTGCGAATATCTGGCAGGGGGCCTTCATCGACCGCATGGACTATGCCTATGCGGCGGCCGATCTGGTCCTCTCGCGCAGCGGGGCGGGGACTGTCTCGGAGTTGTGTCTGGTGGCGAAGCCCGTGTTGTTCGTGCCCTCGCCCAATGTGGCCGAGGATCATCAGACCAAGAATGCCAAGGCGCTGGAAGCCAAGGGCGCGGCGGTCGTGGTGCCCGATGCCGAGGCCCGGACGGCGGCCATGAGGCGGGCGATGGAGCTGCTCTCGGACAAGGAGGCTTTGCGGACGATGAGCGAAAACCTCGAAAAGCTGGCGCGCCCCGATGCGGCGGAGCGGATCGTGGATGAAATCGAAAAGGTAATGAAATAG
- the murC gene encoding UDP-N-acetylmuramate--L-alanine ligase, whose translation MEFQNIYFLGIGGIGMSALARYFLHEGKRVAGYDRTPSHLTDELAAEGAAIHFEDDVRRIPAEFLDPAATMVVYTPAVPQEHGEYQYFVSHGFCVEKRSQMLGHLAEGKYVMAVAGTHGKTTTSTLVAWLNRGVTGGGSAFLGGISKNFGGNLVLGAGARLAVEADEFDRSFLRLYPDVAVITSADADHLDIYGTHEAVKEAFSQFVRQIRPGGFLIIKEGVDIVLDNPQITVYRYSYDVPCDFYARNVQLLEGGHYRYDIVTPGGVVEGCTLGIPGWVNIENSVAAAASVWCAAQAEGTTLDAERLREALASFAGVKRRFEFYVNTPKQVYMDDYAHHPRELAATLTSVRKMFPGRRITALFQPHLYTRTRDLYREFAEALSHADDVVLLPIYPAREEPIEGVTSEIIAQGVTVPCRIVERAALADTVAAMDTDVVVSFGAGNIDACCGAIAEKLKAKS comes from the coding sequence ATGGAGTTTCAAAATATCTATTTTCTGGGAATCGGCGGCATCGGCATGAGCGCCTTGGCGCGTTATTTCCTGCATGAAGGCAAGCGGGTGGCCGGTTACGACCGCACCCCCTCGCATCTGACGGACGAACTGGCGGCCGAAGGTGCTGCGATTCATTTCGAGGACGACGTGCGGCGGATTCCCGCGGAGTTTCTCGACCCGGCGGCGACGATGGTGGTGTATACCCCGGCCGTGCCGCAGGAGCACGGGGAGTATCAATATTTCGTGAGTCACGGGTTCTGCGTCGAGAAGCGTTCGCAGATGTTGGGACATCTCGCCGAGGGCAAGTATGTGATGGCCGTGGCGGGGACGCACGGCAAGACCACGACCTCGACGCTCGTGGCGTGGCTCAACCGCGGCGTGACGGGCGGAGGAAGCGCTTTTCTGGGCGGAATATCGAAGAACTTCGGCGGCAATCTGGTGCTGGGCGCGGGGGCGCGGCTGGCGGTCGAGGCCGACGAGTTCGACCGTTCGTTCCTGCGGTTGTATCCCGACGTGGCGGTGATTACCTCGGCGGATGCCGATCACCTCGATATTTACGGCACGCACGAGGCGGTGAAGGAGGCTTTTTCGCAGTTCGTGCGGCAGATCAGGCCGGGCGGGTTCCTCATTATCAAAGAGGGGGTGGATATCGTGCTGGACAATCCGCAGATCACCGTTTACCGCTATTCGTACGACGTGCCGTGCGACTTCTACGCCCGCAACGTGCAGCTGCTCGAAGGCGGGCATTACCGCTATGACATTGTGACGCCCGGCGGCGTGGTCGAGGGGTGCACGCTCGGCATTCCGGGATGGGTCAATATCGAGAATTCGGTGGCGGCCGCGGCGTCGGTATGGTGCGCGGCGCAGGCCGAAGGCACGACGCTCGATGCGGAACGGCTGAGAGAGGCGCTGGCGTCGTTTGCGGGCGTGAAGCGGCGTTTCGAATTCTATGTCAATACGCCGAAGCAGGTTTACATGGACGACTACGCCCACCATCCGCGCGAGCTGGCGGCGACGCTGACGTCGGTGCGCAAAATGTTTCCGGGACGGCGCATCACGGCGCTGTTCCAGCCGCACCTCTACACGCGGACGCGCGACCTTTACAGGGAGTTCGCCGAGGCGCTGTCGCATGCCGACGACGTGGTGCTGCTGCCGATCTACCCGGCGCGCGAGGAGCCGATCGAAGGCGTGACGTCGGAGATCATCGCCCAAGGCGTGACGGTGCCGTGCCGCATCGTGGAGCGGGCGGCGCTGGCCGATACGGTGGCGGCGATGGACACGGACGTGGTGGTGAGCTTCGGTGCGGGCAACATCGACGCCTGCTGCGGGGCGATCGCCGAAAAGCTGAAAGCGAAGAGTTAG